One Rhizoctonia solani chromosome 2, complete sequence DNA segment encodes these proteins:
- a CDS encoding cytochrome P450 family protein has product MTKSLLTSSYLVNIIPVLKYAPEWLPGAGWKRDAIKWRKGKDTLIKDISKLIQSTDESSQIIFGSLRTQTLSIGLTDKEAEDYVDQIAITMFAGETDTNVNTLLMFFMAMVLYPSVQKKAHDEIDLVLGHSRLSKVEDQAQLNYIDRIVQETLRWAPVTPIAFPHTCFWDDVYKGHRIPKGAIVIGNVWAMTRDETVYKNAEAFDPDRFLNSTTLPSPLFGRCPGVHFAQSSLFITIASILMAFDIRATKDGNGQDILPSGKMTSSAVLTPEHVEFELTPRSENIKNWQGMVYKPILF; this is encoded by the exons ATGACAAAGTCCTTGCTCACTTCAA GCTACCTAGTGAATATTATTCCCGTTCTCAAATACGCCCCCGAGTGGCTTCCTGGGGCTGGTTGGAAACGAGATGCAATCAAGTGGAGGAAGGGGAAAGATACTTTGATCAAAGATAT CTCAAAGCTCATACAGAGCACAGATGAGAGCTCACAAATTATATTTGGGTCCCTAAGAACACAGACTCTGAGTATAGGGCTCACAGACAAGGAGGCTGAAGATTACGTTGACCAAATTGCGATTACTATGTTTGCCG GAGAAACAGACACC AATGTTAACACACTCCTCATGTTCTTCATGGCGATGGTGTTGTACCCAAGTGTCCAGAAGAAGGCACATGACGAGATAGACTTGGTTCTAGGGCATTCTCGGCTCTCCAAAGTTGAAGATCAAGCTCAGCTCAATTACATAGACAGAATTGTCCAGGAAACCCTCAGATGGGCTCCTGTTACTCCCATAG CCTTCCCGCATACATGTTTTTGGGACGATGTGTACAAGGGTCATCGTATACCCAAGGGAGCCATAGT AATAGGTAATGTTTG GGCCATGACTCGCGACGAAACAGTGTATAAGAATGCAGAGGCGTTTGACCCCGATCGCTTTTTGAACTCTACCACTCTACCATCCCCATTGTTTGG TCGTTGCCCAGGTGTTCACTTCGCACAATCATCTCTCTTCATTACAATTGCTTCCATCTTGATGGCATTTGATATTAGGGCAACTAAAGATGGAAATGGACAGGATATCCTTCCAAGCGGGAAGATGACCAGCTCGGCAGTTCT TACTCCAGAACACGTTGAATTTGAACTGACGCCTCGCTCAGAGAACATAAAGAATTGGCAAGGAATGGTCTATAAGCCAATATTATTTTGA
- a CDS encoding cytochrome P450 family protein has product MTSDDHYLVETQAILSFLAGAALSSNYLVNILPILKHVPDWLPGAGWKRDSNNEGAPVMVASLRADALEIGLTEDEADDYVSQIAITMFSGGTDTTVNTLIMFFMAMVLYPDVQKRAQAEIDSMLGHSRLPKVEDRPRLKYVDRVVQETLRWGPVTPIDDIYKSYRIPKGAIVMGNVWAMTCDKNVYKDPEVFEPDRYLDPATPFSPVFGWGRRRCPGIHLGQSSLFITIASILMTFDIGTIIDSDGKEVLPGGKMINAIVLTPERFEFELTPRSAKHEELIRGGL; this is encoded by the exons ATGACCTCTGATGATCATTATCTTGTTGAAACGCAGGCAATTCTCTCATTTCTTGCAGGAGCCGCACTCTCTTCAA ACTATCTAGTGAATATCCTCCCGATCCTTAAACATGTCCCAGATTGGCTCCCTGGAGCGGGCTGGAAGCGAGAT AGCAATAACGAGGGTGCTCCTGTCATGGTTGCCTCCCTGAGAGCAGATGCTCTGGAGATAGGCTTAACAGAAGACGAAGCCGACGACTATGTCTCACAGATTGCCATTACTATGTTTTCCG GAGGGACAGACACT ACTGTTAACACGTTGATCATGTTTTTCATGGCCATGGTGCTGTACCCGGATGTCCAGAAGAGAGCGCAGGCCGAGATAGACTCGATGCTAGGGCACTCTCGATTACCTAAGGTCGAAGATCGGCCTCGGCTCAAGTACGTGGATAGAGTTGTTCAGGAAACGCTCAGGTGGGGTCCGGTTACGCCAATTG ACGATATATACAAAAGCTACCGGATACCCAAGGGTGCAATTGT AATGGGCAATGTTTG GGCAATGACTTGTGATAAAAACGTGTACAAGGATCCAGAAGTTTTTGAACCAGACCGGTATTTAGATCCTGCTACTCCGTTTTCACCAGTGTTTGGGTGGGGTCGTCG TCGTTGCCCAGGCATTCATCTTGGACAATCATCACTCTTCATTACGATCGCCTCTATTTTGATGACGTTCGATATCGGCACAATTATAGATAGCGATGGGAAGGAAGTGCTTCCTGGTGGGAAGATGATTAACGCAATAGTCCT TACTCCAGAACGCTTTGAATTTGAGCTGACCCCTCGGTCTGCGAAGCACGAAGAACTAATAAGAGGTGGCCTTTAA